CGATTCGCCTACCCCAGCAGATCGGCGGCGCCCTCTCCATCGTCGGTGTACTGGTCATCGGCCAGGCGGCGGTGTCGGCCGGATTTGTCAGTCCCATTACCGTGGTGATCATCGCCATGGCCACCATCGGCTCCTTTGCCACACCGGCCTATAACGCAGCCATCGCCTTTCGCATGCTCCGCTTCCCCATCCTCATCCTCTCCGGGGTTTTCGGACTTTTCGGAGTGATGGCGGGTTTCATCTTCATCACCAATCACCTTCTCTCCTTGAAATCCTTTGGTGTTCCTTACTTAAGCCCCTTAGTTCCCATTGATTTGAAGGGATGGAGGGACCTCCTCATTCGGGCTCCCATTTGGACCATGAAGGAGCGCCCCTCCCACCTCCATTCCCCTAACCGCATACGCGTTGGGGAGTCTAGCGAGGAAGAGGATAAGCAGCCCCCCAGCAACACGCTGGATCCGGAGAAGGTAGGCAACAGGAGGTGGAACGGTTCAGATGGAGAGAAGAAAAGAAATCACCCCTTTCCAAGTAGGAAACATCCTCATTAGTTCCATAATCGGGCCGGGACTTCTCCCCTTTCCCCGCTACGCAGCCGAAGCTGCTGGAACGGCGGCGCCTCTCGTCACCGTTCTTGGCATCTTCATGACCTTGGTAGGCGTGTTGGCCGTCGCTTTTCTCAATATTCACTATCCTGAGCAAACTTTCTTCCGCTACAGCGAAAGAATCGTCGGCAGGTGGATTGCGCTTCCCCTAAATCTGATCATCATTTTTATCTTTTTATTTCTCACTGCTTTCATGGCTCGGGAGTTTGGAAAGGTGGTGATTACCTCCGTCCTGGAGAATACCCCTGTGGAGGCCAGTCTTATTATCATGCTTCTCATGGCTTCCCTCTCCTCCCGGAATGACTTCACCACCTTTTCGTATATCCATCAATTTTATACCCCTCTCATCCTTTTTCCCGTTCTGTTTCCCGTTCTCCTCCTCGTCCCCCTCTCCTTGGGGAATATGAATCCCCTCTATTTGCAACCGATCTTTGGAGACGGATCACAGAGATTTTTTGAGGGAGGGATTACGGTTGCAGGTTTTTTCCAGGAATTTTTCATTCTCAGCATCCTGACCAGATCGGTGCAAAAGATCGAAAGGATTCCCATCACCGCCTTCTGGGGGATGCTGGTGGTAGGCGGGGCATACTTCATGGTTGGAACCGTTTCCCTTGCCGTCTTTGGCCCGGAAGCGTTGAAGGAACTCCTCTGGCCCACCCTGGAATTGGCCAAGCTTACCCTCCTTCCCGGACAAATCCTGGAACGCTTTGATGCGGCATTCCTCGCCGTTTGGGTGGTGGCCACTTTTACCTCCCTTCTCTCTTCATATTATCTTGCCGTCCATGGGACGACAGAGATCTTCCGATTGCGGGACCATAAAGCGGTTGGGCTTTTTTATCTCCCTTATGTCTATCTCTTTGCGATCATTCCTAAGAATGTTTTTTCTTTATACGATTTTATGAACATCGTCTTCAGGTTAGGTTTTATCTTAACAATCCTTTATCCCTTGGGCCTATTAGGGATCGTGCTTCTTCGTAAGAAAGGGGGGAGGAAGGGTGGAAAAGGGAAGGAGAAAGAGGAAGCTCCTAAACCTGCCCCTTTTTCTTAAAGGGGGAATCCTCCTCCTTTTTTCCCCCCTTCTCGGCGGTTGCTGGGATGCCGTCGATCTGGAGGAGCGGGCTACCATTTTGGCGCTCGCGGTTGATGAGGCCTCTCGGGATGACACAGATTTGGAAGAACGGGCCACTTATTTTTCGCCTGCGGAGATTCCTACGACGAAGAATCGGCTTCTTAAGGTTACCGTTCAGATCTCCATTCCTGGCCGTATCCCTTTGGGCCCCCCGGGGGGGGAAGGCGGAGGAGGGGGAGGGACATCCCAAAAGCCCGTCTGGGTCCTTCACATTGTCGCCCACAGCCTTGCCGACGCCATGAACAGCCTGCAACAGCAACTTTCCCAACGAATTTTCCTGGGGCATCTGCGTGTGATCGTCATCTCCGAGAAGTTCGCTCGAACAGGGGTGGAGGATATTCGAGATTTCCTGATGCGAACGCCTCAAATCCGGAAAAACGCCTGGCTTGTGGTTGCGAAAGGGCCAGCCTCTCTTTTTCTGGAAACTACGCCTGAGCTGGCGCGGGTGCCGGCCCTCTACATTTTGGATACCCTTGATAAAGCGGTGGAGATTGGGAAACTCCCTCCGATCTATAACGGATTTTTTTTCAGCACGGTGCTTAGCAAAGGAAAAGAAGGAGTTCTCCCTTATTTAGAAATCAATAAGAAAAAAGGGAATGTAATCATCGAGGGATTGGCCCTCTTCCGCAAGGAGAAGATGGTTGGGAAGACGAAACCCTTGGAGATCGGAGCCTTTATGGAAGTAGAAAGCATCAATCCGGCAGGTTATGATGTCCTTATCCCTTTAGAAGAGGGAGAGGCGGTCTCCGTCGTAGTCCTATCCAGGCAATCAAAGATCGAGGTCCGCC
The DNA window shown above is from Thermicanus aegyptius DSM 12793 and carries:
- a CDS encoding GerAB/ArcD/ProY family transporter — its product is MERRKEITPFQVGNILISSIIGPGLLPFPRYAAEAAGTAAPLVTVLGIFMTLVGVLAVAFLNIHYPEQTFFRYSERIVGRWIALPLNLIIIFIFLFLTAFMAREFGKVVITSVLENTPVEASLIIMLLMASLSSRNDFTTFSYIHQFYTPLILFPVLFPVLLLVPLSLGNMNPLYLQPIFGDGSQRFFEGGITVAGFFQEFFILSILTRSVQKIERIPITAFWGMLVVGGAYFMVGTVSLAVFGPEALKELLWPTLELAKLTLLPGQILERFDAAFLAVWVVATFTSLLSSYYLAVHGTTEIFRLRDHKAVGLFYLPYVYLFAIIPKNVFSLYDFMNIVFRLGFILTILYPLGLLGIVLLRKKGGRKGGKGKEKEEAPKPAPFS
- a CDS encoding Ger(x)C family spore germination protein, which translates into the protein MEKGRRKRKLLNLPLFLKGGILLLFSPLLGGCWDAVDLEERATILALAVDEASRDDTDLEERATYFSPAEIPTTKNRLLKVTVQISIPGRIPLGPPGGEGGGGGGTSQKPVWVLHIVAHSLADAMNSLQQQLSQRIFLGHLRVIVISEKFARTGVEDIRDFLMRTPQIRKNAWLVVAKGPASLFLETTPELARVPALYILDTLDKAVEIGKLPPIYNGFFFSTVLSKGKEGVLPYLEINKKKGNVIIEGLALFRKEKMVGKTKPLEIGAFMEVESINPAGYDVLIPLEEGEAVSVVVLSRQSKIEVRRQGGKPKFRVKIYVEADLNEKLNPHFIIKDASILEKIEKAAEKEFEKVHKQMIKKTQRLKSDIFGFGEYVRAKLPDYWRKEVKTKERWEEIYPEVPIEVSVNLTLRRIGMQAR